A part of Cottoperca gobio chromosome 4, fCotGob3.1, whole genome shotgun sequence genomic DNA contains:
- the sec22bb gene encoding LOW QUALITY PROTEIN: vesicle-trafficking protein SEC22b-B (The sequence of the model RefSeq protein was modified relative to this genomic sequence to represent the inferred CDS: deleted 1 base in 1 codon) yields MVLLTMIARLADGLPLAASMQEDEQGSEKLGRDLQQYQSQAKQLFRKLNDQSPTRCTLEAGSMAFHYFIEKGVVYLVLCEASFAKKLAFAYLEDLQAEFHEQHGKKVTTVSRPYSFIEFDTYIQKTKKSYIDSRARRNLGSINTELQDVQRIMVANIEEVLQRGEALSALDSKASNLSSLSKKYRSDAKYLNTRSTYAKLAAGGVFFIMLIVYVRFWWL; encoded by the exons ATGGTGCTGCTGACGATGATCGCTCGGCTGGCTGACGGACTTCCGTTAGCCGCCTCAATGCAGGAGGACGAGCAG GGAAGTGAAAAg TTGGGTCGGGACCTTCAGCAGTATCAGAGTCAAGCTAAGCAGCTCTTCAGGAAACTCAATGATCAGAGTCCCACACGCTGCACTTTAGAGGCCGGCTCCATGGCATTTCA CTATTTTATAGAGAAAGGAGTGGTTTACCTTGTGCTGTGTGAAGCCAGCTTCGCTAAGAAGTTGGCCTTTGCTTACCTCGAAGACCTGCAGGCAGAGTTTCATGAGCAGCATGGAAAGAAGGTCACCACAGTTTCCCGGCCCTACTCCTTCATCGAATTTG ACACCTACATCCAGAAAACCAAGAAGTCA TACATTGACAGCCGAGCGAGAAGGAATCTGGGCAGCATCAACACAGAGCTCCAGGACGTGCAGAGGATCATGGTGGCGAACATAGAGGAggtgctgcagagaggagaggctCTCTCCG CACTGGACTCCAAGGCCAGCAACTTGTCCAGCCTGTCAAAGAAGTACAGGAGCGACGCCAAGTATCTGAATACCCGCTCCACCTATGCCAAGCTGGCAGCCGGAGGTGTCTTTTTCATCATGCTCATTGTCTATGTGCGCTTCTGGtggctctga